The following is a genomic window from Solanum stenotomum isolate F172 chromosome 4, ASM1918654v1, whole genome shotgun sequence.
taaatcatAGTTCCATAAATGAAACTTATTGAAAACAAAAAGTAGGCCCCACATAAACTTCCATTTCATACATTACTCTGTCTGTGCTTTTTTTTCTTGTGTTCACTTCTCTTTAGTTTTTACTTCGATTTTTCTCCGGAGCTCCGGTGGTCGGAAAGTTGATCGGCGTCGGAAAACAAGtagaattataaatttataatcacaatcGAGGTAAATTtgcttttttcttcttaattttgcCCGTTGATCATTCATTTTTTCTGTGTTTTAATAAAAGTTTAGTTTTTTTCTGTGATTTTGGAGTTAAAGTTTGAAGCTTTTTTGCTTAGGGAAGTAGTTTGAGTTGAAGATGAAAAATGGTGAACTTTTGGTTTACTTGGAATTgaacccccaccccaccccataattggaagaaaattgtaggtgtaaaagttgaatttggagttttttgtgattttggagTTGGTTTGAATGTGTATCTTTCTGGTTTTTATGTTTAAAGTTTGGAGTTTTTTTGCTTAGGGAAGTAGTTTGAGCTGGAGATGAAAACATGTTTTGTTTAATTTGGAATTGAAACAGAAAAATTCGTCTTGTTTGTTccatttttgataagtttagattatATTTTTCTCCTGTGATGTTTGAAGTTTTTTCTCTTAGGGAAGTTTCAGCTGGAGATTAGAATGATGACATTTTTGTTCTATCATAATTGGAAGAAAGAGGTAGATGTAGGGGtgaaagttgaatttggagttgttcatctctttcattttattagttttttttttattttttgatttttttttctgtggTTTTGGGAAGTTTATCAAATTGATATATGCTTAAAGTTTGGATTCTTTTGGCTTATGGTGATGTTTTGTTTTACTTGGAAATAAAAACCCCATATTTGGAAGAAAAATGTAGAGGGtgaaagttgaatttggagttttttttccttttttgtcttATTAGTTCTATTTTttgacaagattttttttttctgtgatGTAGGTTTTGGTTGAAGGTTTATCTTGATGATTTATGTTTAGTGTTTGGAGCTTTTTTCTCccaaattttaaacataaacaaggAAGATAAACTTTCAACCAACTCCAAAATTACAGAAAAAAAGAGAAGCTAATCAAAAACAGAAATAACAAGAAAACTGAGAAAACAAAACTCCAATTTCAACTTTCACTACTACATTTTTTCTTCCAATTATAGGGGGTTCAATTTCAAGAAGAACAAAAGGTCACCGTTCTTATCTTTGTGCTGGAGATAAGAATGGTGACCTTTTGTTTACTTGAAATTGACCCCCTATAATTGGAAGAAAAATGTGGGGGTGACATCCATGAGGTCTCAGGTTGAataaacactaggtgatttctttccatttgtCCTAGCCTTGTTAGATAGAGTTGCTTGGTACTTGTTGCTAGTGGAAAGTGACATGTATcttgtggaattagtcgaggtgcatgCAAGCTGGTCCAGACACCAAGGctatataaaaaagaagagtTGAAAGTAGCTGACCCTGTTAGTCTACTTAGAAGAATTGATTTTCAATGAACCTAACCTTTtacatttttcatgttttgCAGTGTCTCTGGAGGTGTGGTTTGATTCTAGAAATCCTCGTGCAAAAATAATAAGTCGGATTGAAACTTTTCTGCTGTAGCTGCTTTGTCAGAAAAAATGATGGAGGCTCCAAAATCTGTTGGACTTACAGGCTTGAATCAAAACCTGTCGCAGAGCTTTTACCATAAGCTTGGCGAGGGGTCAAACATGTCTACAGAGAGTTATGGGATGAGCAATGCTGGAGGTTCTGTTGCAATGTCGGTGGATAACAGCAGTATTGGATCAAATAATTCTCACACTCATATTTTAAACCACCAGGACAACCACATCCACAATAACTATTCTGTTGCTGCTAGCGTAGTCAGGGGGAGAGTTTCTAGGTTGAGCGATGATGCCCTCGCTCAAGCCTTGGTTGATCCTCAGTTCCCCACCATTGGGCTTGAGATTTATGATGAGTGGACAATTGACTTGAGGAGGCTTACCATTGGACAAGCTTTTGCTCAAGGATCTTTTGGGAAACTGTATAAGGGAACTTATAATGGTGAAGATGTTGCCATCAAGCTTCTGGAGAGGCCAGAAAATGATCTTGATAGGGCTCATCTTATGGAGCAACAATTTCAGCAGGAGGTCATGATGTTGGCAAATTTGAAGCATCAAAATATAGTACGATTTATTGGTGCATGCCGTAAACCCATGGTGTGGTGTATTGTGACTGAATATGCAAGAGGGGGATCAGTGCGTCAGTTCCTCACAAGGCGGCAAAACCGAGCTGTGCCATTGAAGTTAGCAGTTAAGCAGGCTCTGCATGTGGCAAGGGGGATGGAGTATGTGCATGGCCTGAATCTGATTCACCGGGATCTGAAATCCGACAATCTACTGATTGCTGCTGACAAGTCAATCAAAATTGCAGATTTTGGTGTTGCTCGAATTGAGGCGCTGACTGAAGGAATGACACCAGAAACTGGCACTTACCGCTGGATGGCTCCGTAAGCATCTAGACTCTTTAGCAGTCTTGTTAAATCTGGTGTCTTGGTCCAGTTTGGGCTTATTGCCAAACCCTATAATAGAGCTCTCTCTGTCTTCATTACTTTctgaattttatttctttttgaaaactCCTTTGATATGTGTTACTTGAGCCGAGCATCTTTCAAAAACAACCTATCTACCTCCACGAGGGAAGGGTAAGGTCTGCTTTCTCTCTACCCAACCTAGACACCACtgagtgggatttcactgggtatgttgttgttgtagcatGCTGGATTCCCTTTATGGAATAAACTTTTTTAGAACTAAAGTGAAAAGCATGGAGGTTGATGGGTTCAAGTCCTGTATGTCCTTTTGATGGCACCTCACTGATTGTGattatattttctattgtaTACGTGCTGTTACTAAGAGGGAGAAATTATTTGTTCCAGTTAGCTTTTTAACATAGTTATGTGCCTGTTAATGAAGGTTTACGAGTTGATCGactttattttctctttcaatttcttTCCCTCCTTTTCATCTTCCTTCTTGTCCGTGATTTGTAACTTGATTCAAGTTAGTCACATCCAAGGGCGTGGCTTAGTTGTCAATGAAGTAGGTGCAAACCGTGGAGATTAGGGTTCAATCACACCAAAAGTGCTTTCTTCCCATAtgcctaaaccttaaaccttgGTGGGTATCTATTCATGTCTGTTTATTGATCCAAATAAATGGTAAAGTGCCTTAGTTGATAACTCCCAGCACCAGCCATGTCATATTCCATGAACTTATCAGCCCAAAGTGATTATTAACAGGAAAAGAACTAATCTTCAAAAAAATCAGTTCTTTTTCTGTTAATAATCACTTTGGGCTGATAAGGTTCATGGAATATGACATGGCTGGTGCTGGGAGTTATCAACTAAGGCACTTTACCATTTATTTGGATGCACTCCCCGATGATGATGATAAGTTCTACGTTGTGGTGGAAATTTTGGTCTTTTAGCAGGCATCTTAGAGAAGCATGGGAGACGCTAGTTCAAATCTTAGAAGAGGcacaaaaacactaggtgatttcacCTGATACTTGTGTTTGTGGGGTATTGCAAGTACCTCATAAAATCATCGTCGGCATCCACTAGTGATCTTTGAGGATTTCTCgattatcaaaaagaaaaatctaaatAAGTTCTATTCTTAGACATAATTAAGTTTCAACACTTTTATGCCTCCCAACTTTTTTATGCAGTTGTTATAATTGTTATATATAAGCGACTAATTAATGgattcaaaaacaaaaactgGTTATACCATAACTCAAGTATGGCTCTTTTAGTTTCTTTGCTAGCTCTGAGTTGGAAAGAAGTTCGTTCTTCTTTGGCTGTTTCCGAAAGGAATTCCAGGAGAGGCCTTACAAAAACTAGACTCTACAACGATTATGTGATTGTCCACTTACTACATAGACTTTTTCCAACATAAGGCCATCTCAATCTCTACGGAAAGGTAGAAGTGGAATATTTGGCTCAATCTTCCAACATTTGTTGGAACCTTCGGTCATTCTTTACGGAGAGACCTCTTTTTAAAAGCATAAAAAGAGACTAGGTGATGTTTCTAGAATCTACAACGATTATGTGGATTCTACATTGAATTGCTACATAGACTTGTTCCATCCATAAGATTATCTCAATCTCTATGGAAACGTAGAAGTGGAATACTTGGCTCAATCTTCTCATGGCCCTAAATCATTAGTTGTAACCTCCGAGCATTCTTTCTGGAGAGAAGTCTTATTAAAAGCAAAAGGCGATTCATGGAGTTTGAAGTGAAAAGCTAGGAGTGAAGCATACAAGTTACGGGAAAGTAAAAAGAAGTACCAATCACATACAAATTTAGTCATCTTCTCATGAACCTGAATCATTTGTTGAAACCTCCAATTACCGAGAGTAGTGTTTTTAGAATCGAGAAATGCAAAAAATGACAAGGTCCGTGATTTTGAAGCAAAAAGAGAGAAGTGAAGCGCACTAGCTATAAGAAGCAAGTAATGCTAGACATAGAAGGATTTACTACTATAAAGATGCAATTAGAATAACTGATCTTTTCATCCAATTTATGGTAATATTGATATTAGTCTAGCTCCTCTAAGTCGAGATTCAAAAAAGTAGACCTTTTCTCATTAGGATCGTTTTACATGTCATTGTTTAAAGTCCACACTTCTCTGAAATGCATGGCTTCAAGCGGTAATCCCTTACTCAAATTGCTTAAAGCGATGGCTTTGAATAACACTGCAGGAGAGATGTGATACATGAAGAAATCAATATCCGGTTAAAAGAATGATAAGAATGCCTTATTTGGTATTTAGTCTTACAACACGTGTTGCTAGACCTGATTTAACGAATGCCTTATATAAGTTGAAGTAGATCTTTTAGAAACAAAAGGAGCATTAAAACCCGTTACTGATCAATCAACATGAACAACTTGTTAAGTCAGGGAGAGCCTACGTCAAGCCGGTTATGACTTAGTATTCCCGACGTCTTACTTTTTGTGCCTCACATACTATGTTACACCAGTCCTTTGCATTACACACCCGTTGAAATGGGTGTGTTGTGGCTGCGTGTACTCGttaaaatacacaaaaaaaaattaacaaaaaaaagaaaaatgtacgCACTTATAATGATACTTGCGTACAACTGATAAAATTCATACTCACAAATGAGTCCATACTTAGAAGCGGATCTAGGATATGAAGTTTATGGGCTCCCAACGatctcaaattaaaaataaaaattattacaaGTGGTCAAAGGGAATCAGACCCTCAACGAGGAGGGCAACAAAGCATAAGCAAGTTCCATTATGCCGCTGGGGCAAGAGCTTACTTTGTTGGTAGATCCCAACAaatagtttttatatatttaatagattttttcaatataaatacaaaagtTAGTGGATTCCCCAAAGCCTACACCCGATACTCTAGGTCTGCccatgaacaacaacaacaatataccccgtgcaatcccacaagtgagatttggggagggtagagtgtatgcaaaTCTTACTTTTACCTTGTAGAGATAGAGAGGTTTCTGAAAGACCCTTGTTTTTAATAAACATGCCAAAATAGTTCAAAAGTGGGATAAAAATATGGGAGCAATCAGAACGACACGTAATGCAAAATGGGAAGTGTTACACGACAAACAAGAGAAAGAACGGTAACGAAAACAAAATAATGCATAATCAATGCAGAAAAAACTACACGAGTAGTGCTAATACTATTGGTAAAACACCATTGAAAGCGTATCTCGCAGGGAAGTGAGAGAATGCTTAATTACcaactaaccttctaccctaatatgCGACCTCCATACTCTCCTATCTAACACCATGTCCTTAGTAAGATCCAGATGCACTCTATCTAATCACTTACTCCTAATACTTCTTCGGCCTGCCTTTACCTCTCCTGGCGTCCTCCGCTGCCAATTgctcacacctcctcactggaGCGTCTATACTCCTCCTTCTCACATGTTCACTCAGTCTCACTTCCCTCATTTTGTCCAACATGGAGGCCACTCCTATCTTGTATCAGATATCTCAATTCTTAATCTTGTCTCTGTTAGTATACCCACACATCTacctcaacatcctcatctcaaCGACTTTCTTCTTCTGAACATGAGATTTCTTAATAGGACAACACTCTGCCCCGTAAAACATGGTCGGTCTAACGGCTACTCTGTAGAACTTGCCCGTCCATACTCCATATAATATGGATCACATGTTACCTTTAGTTGCtgaagaagtatatttgaaccatttcaaaattttggattCCTCTACTAGAACTCATTACCTCTAAGAATGATAGGAAAAACGAAGCATGGGTGTCCACATGGGCTTGATTTGCCAAGTCTGTTCGTATGTATTATGAAACGccaaattaattttagaagtaATGCATAATTAGTACGTAAGAATATATTTTACAATTTGTTTTATGTATTACGGTGCATGTATAGGCTGACTATTGTATCAATTCATGCATTTGCGCCTTATTGTTTAACTGTTGAAAacctttgttttattttgatatcTATCAGAAGATCTCCTTGGTTGGCACAATCTGACATAGAAGGTGCAAAATAATGACAACGAAGATAATTACTTCAATTTGCTTAGTTTATTGTTCCACTGATACATGGGGTTTTCCTGTATTTAGAGTCTTATTTAAGAATGGGTATGTTTAGTGAATCTTTCGAgaaattttttcttatcatgATTTTCCTGGAGTCTTTAGGATTCTGCTCTTGGAAGTTCAGTTATTTGTTTCTCAGGCATATATGGCAGTTAGAATTTAAACCTTGAATTAGATCATCATTTCAGGATGAGAGAGAGAATGGTATAGATTGGTTGCTTTA
Proteins encoded in this region:
- the LOC125861804 gene encoding serine/threonine-protein kinase STY13-like isoform X1, with the translated sequence MMEAPKSVGLTGLNQNLSQSFYHKLGEGSNMSTESYGMSNAGGSVAMSVDNSSIGSNNSHTHILNHQDNHIHNNYSVAASVVRGRVSRLSDDALAQALVDPQFPTIGLEIYDEWTIDLRRLTIGQAFAQGSFGKLYKGTYNGEDVAIKLLERPENDLDRAHLMEQQFQQEVMMLANLKHQNIVRFIGACRKPMVWCIVTEYARGGSVRQFLTRRQNRAVPLKLAVKQALHVARGMEYVHGLNLIHRDLKSDNLLIAADKSIKIADFGVARIEALTEGMTPETGTYRWMAPEMIQHRPYTQKVDVYSFGIVLWELITGLLPYQSMTAVQAAFAVVNKGVRPTIPIDCLPVLSDIMTCCWDSDPNNRPTFSQVVKMLEAAETEIMTNIRRARFRCCPRPTATGKEETGGKSC
- the LOC125861804 gene encoding serine/threonine-protein kinase STY13-like isoform X2 — protein: MMEAPKSVGLTGLNQNLSQSFYHKLGEGSNMSTESYGMSNAGGSVAMSVDNSSIGSNNSHTHILNHQDNHIHNNYSVAASVVRGRVSRLSDDALAQALVDPQFPTIGLEIYDEWTIDLRRLTIGQAFAQGSFGKLYKGTYNGEDVAIKLLERPENDLDRAHLMEQQFQQEVMMLANLKHQNIVRFIGACRKPMVWCIVTEYARGGSVRQFLTRRQNRAVPLKLAVKQALHVARGMEYVHGLNLIHRDLKSDNLLIAADKSIKIADFGVARIEALTEGMTPETGTYRWMAPEMIQHRSYTQKVDVYSFGIVLWELITGLLPFQNMTAVQAAFAVVNKGVRPTIPIDCLPVLSDIMTFCWDSDPDNRPTFSQVVKMLEAAETEIMTNIRKARFRCCIHPTATG